The following are encoded in a window of Pseudalgibacter alginicilyticus genomic DNA:
- a CDS encoding DUF6095 family protein: protein METSKTDKKLLFKGIKTMVFAVLSLFMGPILLSIAMSNKEKPLYLPLLIVGCLICAFAVFLIFKGLKIIMSSMFKKK from the coding sequence ATGGAAACCAGTAAAACTGATAAAAAACTACTTTTCAAAGGAATAAAAACTATGGTGTTTGCAGTATTAAGTCTCTTTATGGGGCCTATTTTACTAAGTATTGCAATGTCAAACAAAGAAAAACCGCTTTATTTACCACTTTTAATTGTGGGCTGTTTGATTTGTGCTTTTGCTGTATTTTTAATTTTTAAAGGCTTAAAAATTATCATGTCTAGTATGTTTAAAAAGAAATAA
- a CDS encoding hybrid sensor histidine kinase/response regulator transcription factor — MLFTNCKKFGFVILCGTLLFSFYLHTQSRSPISQDSIISSKQFAFKTLTINDGLSQNSVISIAQDSIGHLWLATQDGLNKYDGRHFTYYDKQFEDITRSTFSKLGKIYIDKQNRLWIITHSGKLELYQPKTDDFKHIKLPHSISTVFQDKVLNMYLGTYDHGLLKIDAKTKDTVQIFKDTDINKTVYDYIEVNNDLIIATSGAVYKYQNHSYIEITVSESNNPNFSSLEEDSKGTIWLGTFGEGLFLKPLNQDFFIKFHHKDLPPDLNIEDILVDKKDRVWIATYGNGVYLIDLRRNVVNNFTANKTNPFAIHYNDMLCIYQDATGIIWFGSDGTGASYYDEHLIKFNILTNNQVPKNVNVDMVRSITTDNLSNLWIGTSGKGLTYFDVKLNTYKTFTTNNSSIASNRVISLNFNNNVLWIGHQGYGLNSLDASGNYKFYPELSKYTIWQIVEASENQLWLCTERNGILLFDKNQGIVKKYNSNNSNLKGNNVRVLITGNDNTLWIGTDNDGVFKLDKHTNKISKIDNLADKIKTLYFSNNILWVGTNGSGLKTYNIKNKKIKTYTTKDGLPNDVVYSILPDNHGSLWLSTNNGICRFDPQNPDNNFENFTVYDGLQSTEFNTGAYFKDQRSGILYFGGLEGVNWFSPEQLTYNTTKPKTIISKFEIFSKERPLINNANFKSDENTMTFTFSSLHFSQPNRNLFKYKLENHDKDWINSNNHDVAHYTNLPPNNYIFKVISCSYDGVWNETPATYTFTIKQPWYFSTLAIIIYILLFIIVSFAIYYYLKWRWHMKMQLQFKNEETKRLKKLNKFKTRLYTNLSHEFRTPLTLITGPIENQLQKTNLSNEDRKELTLVQRNSHRLLNLVNQLLDLAKLESGNLTLSVSKGNLVVLLKQLVIAFEFKAKEKKIDYSYNIQTIDDAWFDPDIIEKIVSNLLSNAIKYTPEKGKIYFESTIQNGQLIVSIINNGNTIPDSEISKLFQRYYQTNKTTDGVGIGLSLVKELCILSHGNIVAHTMNNDEIQFTITLPIERSFYSTSEITDNALTTHTIHSPISDKENSIETEIENNKDKPVLLIVEDDDDIRDYVITIFRHNYTIKEAVNGEQGIKSAIKHIPDIIISDVMMPKVNGVELCNTLKHDQRTSHIPIILLTAKSGDKNEIKGLKTGADDYILKPFNSKKLKIRVKKLIELRQQLQKLYSNTFELNDLISTSADQVFFQNLKDVLDKNIINPEFNAQNLSNAMLMSRMQLHRKLKALTNLSTTEFIRAERLKLAKTLLEQNNSTISEIAYQVGFNTPSYFIKCFKEAYNCTPSGYASK; from the coding sequence ATGTTGTTTACAAATTGTAAAAAATTCGGGTTTGTTATTTTATGCGGAACTCTGCTTTTTTCTTTCTATTTACACACACAAAGCAGATCTCCCATTTCACAAGACTCTATTATTTCATCTAAGCAATTTGCCTTTAAAACGCTAACAATTAATGATGGTTTATCACAAAATAGTGTCATCAGTATTGCCCAAGACAGTATTGGACACTTGTGGTTGGCAACCCAAGATGGTTTGAATAAATACGATGGTAGGCACTTTACGTATTACGACAAACAATTTGAAGATATTACAAGAAGTACTTTTAGTAAGCTTGGGAAAATATACATTGATAAACAAAACCGACTGTGGATAATAACTCATTCTGGAAAATTAGAATTATATCAACCAAAAACAGATGATTTTAAACATATTAAATTACCTCATAGTATAAGTACTGTTTTTCAAGACAAAGTATTAAATATGTATTTGGGTACGTATGACCATGGCTTACTAAAAATAGATGCTAAAACAAAAGACACAGTACAAATTTTTAAAGACACTGATATAAATAAAACTGTTTACGATTATATTGAAGTTAATAATGATTTAATCATAGCTACATCGGGTGCTGTTTATAAATATCAAAACCATTCATACATTGAAATAACTGTTTCAGAATCTAACAATCCTAATTTTAGTTCATTAGAAGAAGACTCTAAGGGCACCATTTGGTTAGGTACTTTTGGCGAAGGCCTATTTCTAAAACCTTTAAATCAAGATTTTTTTATAAAATTTCATCACAAAGATTTACCCCCAGACCTAAATATAGAAGACATTTTAGTTGATAAAAAAGATAGAGTTTGGATAGCTACCTATGGAAATGGAGTCTATTTAATAGATTTAAGAAGAAATGTGGTAAACAACTTTACTGCCAATAAAACCAATCCATTTGCTATACACTATAATGATATGCTCTGTATATATCAGGATGCTACAGGCATTATTTGGTTTGGATCTGATGGCACAGGTGCCAGTTATTATGACGAGCATTTGATAAAATTTAATATACTTACAAATAACCAAGTTCCTAAAAATGTAAATGTAGATATGGTACGAAGTATCACTACAGACAACTTATCAAACCTTTGGATAGGTACTTCAGGTAAAGGTTTAACATATTTTGATGTAAAATTAAATACATATAAAACTTTTACTACAAACAATTCATCAATAGCTAGTAACCGTGTAATTAGTTTAAACTTTAACAACAATGTGTTATGGATTGGACATCAAGGATATGGACTAAATAGTTTAGATGCTTCGGGAAATTACAAATTTTACCCAGAACTTTCCAAATACACTATATGGCAGATTGTTGAAGCCTCTGAAAATCAATTATGGTTGTGTACAGAACGCAATGGAATTTTATTATTTGACAAAAATCAAGGTATCGTTAAGAAATACAACAGTAACAATTCAAATCTTAAAGGTAACAATGTTCGAGTTTTAATAACTGGTAACGATAATACATTATGGATAGGAACTGATAATGATGGAGTTTTTAAATTAGATAAACACACCAATAAAATTTCTAAAATAGATAACCTAGCTGATAAAATAAAAACACTTTATTTTTCAAATAACATACTTTGGGTTGGTACCAATGGTTCTGGTCTCAAGACTTACAATATAAAAAACAAAAAGATCAAAACATACACAACAAAAGATGGGCTACCAAACGACGTTGTTTATAGTATTCTACCTGACAACCATGGTAGTTTATGGCTAAGTACCAATAATGGAATTTGCAGATTCGATCCACAAAACCCAGATAATAATTTTGAAAATTTTACTGTTTATGACGGTTTACAAAGCACGGAATTCAATACCGGTGCCTATTTTAAAGATCAACGATCCGGAATCTTATATTTTGGAGGCTTAGAAGGTGTTAATTGGTTTAGTCCTGAACAATTAACCTACAATACAACAAAACCAAAAACGATTATTTCTAAATTTGAAATCTTCTCGAAAGAACGGCCTTTAATCAACAATGCTAACTTTAAAAGTGATGAAAACACAATGACCTTTACGTTTTCAAGCCTACATTTTTCACAACCAAACCGAAACTTATTTAAATATAAATTAGAAAACCATGATAAAGATTGGATAAATTCTAATAATCATGACGTAGCTCACTACACCAATTTACCCCCTAACAACTATATATTTAAAGTGATATCTTGTAGTTATGATGGTGTGTGGAATGAAACACCTGCAACCTATACCTTTACCATCAAACAACCTTGGTATTTTAGTACTTTGGCCATTATTATATACATCCTTTTATTTATCATAGTATCCTTTGCCATTTACTATTACCTAAAATGGCGTTGGCACATGAAAATGCAACTTCAGTTTAAAAACGAAGAAACCAAACGTTTAAAAAAACTTAATAAATTTAAAACAAGATTATATACAAATTTATCTCATGAATTTCGTACACCACTTACATTAATTACAGGTCCTATTGAAAATCAGCTACAAAAAACGAATCTTTCTAATGAAGATAGAAAAGAATTAACACTTGTTCAGCGTAATTCGCACCGCCTTCTTAACCTTGTAAATCAATTGTTAGATTTAGCAAAACTTGAATCTGGAAATTTAACCTTATCAGTTAGCAAAGGCAATTTAGTGGTATTATTAAAACAATTAGTTATAGCTTTTGAATTTAAAGCAAAAGAAAAGAAAATAGATTATTCGTATAATATACAAACAATTGATGATGCTTGGTTTGACCCTGATATTATCGAAAAAATTGTATCAAACCTATTAAGCAATGCTATAAAATATACTCCAGAAAAAGGCAAAATCTATTTTGAATCTACAATACAAAATGGTCAATTAATTGTTTCTATTATTAATAATGGAAACACAATACCTGATTCTGAAATCAGTAAATTATTTCAGCGTTATTACCAAACAAATAAAACAACTGATGGTGTTGGAATTGGTCTTTCTTTAGTTAAGGAACTGTGTATTTTATCGCATGGTAATATTGTTGCACATACCATGAATAATGATGAAATACAGTTCACAATCACCCTCCCAATTGAACGTTCTTTTTATAGTACTTCTGAAATAACAGACAATGCCTTAACAACACATACTATACATTCCCCTATTTCTGATAAAGAAAATAGTATAGAAACTGAAATAGAAAACAACAAAGACAAACCCGTTTTGTTAATTGTAGAAGACGACGACGATATTCGAGATTATGTAATCACTATTTTTAGACACAACTATACTATTAAAGAAGCTGTTAATGGTGAGCAAGGAATTAAAAGTGCCATAAAGCACATTCCAGACATTATAATTAGTGATGTTATGATGCCCAAAGTTAACGGTGTTGAGTTATGTAATACCTTAAAGCATGATCAACGCACTAGCCACATTCCTATCATATTATTAACAGCTAAAAGTGGTGATAAAAATGAAATAAAAGGACTTAAAACGGGTGCAGACGATTATATACTAAAACCTTTTAACAGCAAAAAACTTAAAATTAGAGTAAAAAAACTTATTGAATTAAGACAACAATTACAAAAATTATATAGTAATACTTTTGAACTTAACGATTTGATTTCCACTTCTGCCGATCAAGTATTCTTCCAAAATTTAAAAGATGTTCTGGACAAAAACATTATAAATCCAGAATTTAATGCTCAAAATTTAAGTAACGCCATGCTTATGAGCAGAATGCAATTGCATAGAAAACTAAAAGCATTAACAAATTTAAGTACTACAGAATTTATTAGAGCTGAACGTTTAAAGCTAGCTAAAACACTTTTAGAACAAAACAATAGTACCATCTCCGAAATTGCCTACCAAGTAGGCTTCAATACGCCTTCTTATTTTATTAAATGTTTTAAAGAAGCTTATAATTGTACCCCTTCAGGATACGCTTCAAAGTAG
- a CDS encoding ABC transporter permease, which produces MIDRILLEKLKSNFIEAFRSIKTNKFRTFLTALGIIFGVAAVITMLAIGNGAEKEILSQLELVGVNDIVVTPIPDNEDTDTGQDDIEEENSEPKRFSKGLDILDALSVKSIIPSVKTVSPEIILNTYVINNGKQNSVKLIGVTASFFEASNIDIEKGKFFSDYQTENALPVCIIGRKVEKKLFTGESALGKQIKVKDVWLQVIGIIEEKLISDQAQENLGIRDINQDVYIPIKTFLVRYQDRKIIVDNLTAGINPNQSGPKKRISRGNYHQIDKLTVQVYNSNELKATAEVLSKMLKRRHNDLLDFEITIPIQLLKQQQKTKQIFNIVLSIIAGISLLIGGIGIMNIMLASVLERTKEIGIMRAIGATQEDVILQFLSESVLISLGGGIIGIMVGIVGAYAIEIASGIETILSLNSILISFFIAVIIGLIFGILPAKAAANKRPIEALRSE; this is translated from the coding sequence ATGATAGACAGAATACTTTTAGAAAAACTAAAATCTAATTTCATTGAAGCGTTTCGTTCCATTAAGACCAATAAATTCAGGACTTTTTTAACCGCTTTAGGAATTATTTTTGGAGTTGCAGCAGTTATTACCATGTTGGCTATTGGTAACGGCGCTGAAAAAGAAATACTATCTCAATTGGAGTTGGTTGGTGTAAATGATATTGTAGTTACCCCTATTCCTGACAACGAAGACACAGATACTGGTCAAGATGATATTGAAGAAGAAAACAGCGAACCTAAAAGATTTTCTAAGGGATTGGATATTTTAGATGCCTTAAGTGTTAAAAGCATAATCCCGAGTGTTAAAACAGTCAGTCCCGAAATTATATTAAACACCTATGTTATTAATAATGGAAAACAAAATTCCGTGAAACTTATTGGTGTAACTGCTTCTTTTTTTGAAGCTTCAAATATTGATATTGAAAAAGGGAAGTTTTTTTCAGATTATCAAACAGAAAACGCCTTACCCGTTTGTATTATTGGAAGAAAAGTTGAAAAAAAATTATTTACAGGTGAAAGTGCTTTAGGTAAACAAATTAAAGTTAAAGATGTTTGGCTACAAGTCATTGGGATTATTGAGGAAAAGCTAATTTCTGACCAAGCCCAAGAAAACTTAGGAATTAGAGACATAAATCAAGATGTTTACATCCCTATTAAAACATTTTTAGTGAGATATCAAGATCGAAAAATAATTGTTGATAATCTTACTGCTGGAATTAATCCAAACCAAAGTGGTCCTAAAAAAAGAATTTCTAGAGGCAATTATCATCAAATAGATAAACTTACAGTACAAGTATACAACTCAAACGAACTAAAAGCTACTGCTGAAGTTTTAAGCAAAATGTTAAAAAGAAGACATAATGATTTACTTGATTTTGAAATAACCATTCCCATTCAATTATTAAAACAACAACAAAAAACAAAACAAATTTTTAATATTGTCTTGAGTATTATTGCTGGTATTTCTTTACTTATTGGAGGTATTGGAATTATGAACATCATGCTGGCTTCTGTTTTAGAACGCACCAAAGAAATTGGTATTATGCGTGCCATTGGTGCCACACAAGAAGATGTTATTTTACAATTTTTATCAGAATCTGTCCTTATTAGTTTAGGTGGAGGTATTATAGGTATTATGGTAGGTATTGTAGGAGCTTATGCAATTGAAATCGCTTCTGGAATAGAAACCATACTCTCGTTAAACTCAATTCTAATTTCATTTTTTATTGCTGTCATTATAGGGTTAATATTTGGTATACTTCCAGCAAAAGCTGCTGCTAACAAACGACCAATAGAGGCTTTGCGCTCTGAATAA
- a CDS encoding outer membrane protein, whose amino-acid sequence MKKFNYTLTIALIAMFSINVSAQTETKLGGFLAYGTEIENLGIGVNAEFPIADNFTISPALIYYLPKDESGINISWFEVNANANYYFLAEDNIDVYGIAGLNYSSVKVDYDDAFGGFGGSYSASDGRIGLNIGGGANFNLSGNITPFAELKYVVIDGGQLVIAGGVKFNI is encoded by the coding sequence ATGAAAAAATTTAATTACACACTAACAATCGCATTAATCGCTATGTTTTCTATAAATGTATCTGCTCAAACCGAAACCAAGTTAGGTGGTTTTTTGGCCTATGGAACCGAAATCGAAAATTTAGGTATAGGAGTTAATGCTGAGTTCCCAATAGCAGACAATTTTACAATTTCACCTGCATTAATTTATTATTTACCAAAAGACGAAAGTGGTATTAATATTAGCTGGTTTGAAGTGAATGCTAACGCCAATTACTACTTTTTAGCTGAAGATAATATAGATGTTTACGGTATTGCTGGTCTTAACTACTCTAGCGTAAAAGTAGATTACGACGATGCTTTTGGCGGCTTTGGAGGTAGTTACTCTGCTAGTGATGGTCGTATAGGGCTTAACATTGGTGGCGGTGCAAATTTTAATCTTAGCGGAAACATTACACCGTTTGCAGAATTAAAATATGTGGTTATTGATGGCGGACAACTTGTTATTGCCGGAGGGGTTAAGTTTAATATTTAA
- a CDS encoding DUF4412 domain-containing protein — MKPKVIITTFFILCITYSVQAQFLKKLKQKAEEAAERTILRKTDEVVSKKTEKTIDDVTTPNNKNSNDEITTTSNSQITSSNSALNKNTELKKSFYKEDAVVKLHENGKLTQTQYFDANEIAVRLENDLPEPGFIDSEGFIYGFKDGEYTKSSIVALQSQGLMVPTMMLDAYKLPPEPFMAQLQKQSDLGVTANPFNGIVEFAFIYKPDDFRYEDFAESKQTLNGKTYTKFNYLNEPGYEGSYVLFDNKDRLVEVFTKIGESKQNFEIGEMPRQKGESLMIYDYKPVEVTLPPAREVRMQGQGLMEAVMGGVVKGGNQPKGDIDEDDYDTSNSKGQVKSVKSALKNHKIQPSDLPNSYDFDWKLETELVLNTKRNEVMNLTFLIKDGAQYQATKMNSETTKKMGETIMLFDNNLNTSLMLIDAQGNKFMQIYPIPDAGKTEENINTYEISDLPSKTIIGYQCHGLQLEDDRYLMKIYHTTEAEITLTNFLNFSGQNKMNLPDIDSRIIKQFSNGLIMEMDIIDKKKPKNNVNVIAKSLNKTTTSIKPNQYKSMNLFSGAGMMNGN; from the coding sequence ATGAAACCAAAAGTAATTATAACAACTTTTTTTATTTTATGCATTACTTATTCAGTACAAGCTCAGTTTTTAAAAAAACTAAAGCAAAAAGCTGAAGAAGCTGCAGAACGTACCATTCTCAGAAAAACAGATGAAGTTGTTAGCAAAAAAACAGAAAAAACTATTGATGATGTTACTACTCCTAATAACAAAAATAGCAATGATGAAATAACAACAACTTCAAACAGTCAAATTACCTCAAGTAATTCCGCATTAAACAAAAACACAGAACTAAAAAAAAGTTTTTACAAAGAAGATGCTGTTGTAAAATTGCATGAAAATGGGAAATTGACACAAACACAATACTTTGATGCTAATGAAATTGCTGTGAGATTAGAAAATGATTTGCCTGAACCAGGGTTTATAGATAGCGAAGGTTTTATTTATGGATTTAAAGATGGTGAATACACCAAATCTTCTATTGTTGCATTGCAAAGTCAAGGTTTAATGGTACCAACTATGATGTTGGACGCTTATAAATTACCTCCAGAACCATTCATGGCTCAATTACAAAAACAATCTGATTTAGGAGTTACGGCAAACCCATTTAACGGTATTGTTGAATTTGCTTTCATTTATAAACCTGACGATTTTAGATACGAAGATTTTGCTGAATCAAAGCAAACACTAAATGGTAAAACCTATACTAAATTCAATTATTTAAACGAGCCTGGCTATGAAGGTAGTTATGTTTTATTCGATAATAAAGATAGACTCGTTGAGGTTTTTACTAAAATAGGGGAATCCAAACAAAACTTTGAAATAGGCGAAATGCCACGGCAAAAAGGGGAAAGCTTAATGATTTATGATTATAAGCCCGTGGAAGTTACATTACCCCCCGCACGCGAAGTACGCATGCAAGGCCAAGGTCTCATGGAAGCGGTTATGGGCGGTGTTGTTAAAGGGGGCAATCAACCCAAAGGTGACATCGACGAGGATGACTATGACACAAGTAACTCTAAAGGACAGGTAAAATCAGTTAAATCTGCATTAAAAAATCATAAAATACAACCGAGTGATTTGCCAAATTCTTATGACTTTGACTGGAAATTAGAAACTGAACTGGTCTTGAATACCAAACGAAATGAGGTTATGAATTTAACTTTTTTAATTAAAGATGGCGCCCAGTACCAAGCCACAAAAATGAATAGCGAAACAACTAAAAAGATGGGGGAAACCATTATGCTTTTTGACAATAACCTTAACACCTCTTTAATGCTTATTGATGCTCAAGGCAACAAATTTATGCAAATATACCCGATCCCCGATGCTGGAAAGACTGAAGAAAACATTAATACATATGAAATTTCTGATTTACCTTCTAAAACTATTATTGGTTATCAATGCCACGGACTTCAACTTGAAGACGATAGGTATCTAATGAAAATATATCATACTACAGAAGCAGAAATCACACTAACTAATTTTCTGAATTTTAGCGGTCAAAATAAAATGAATTTACCAGATATTGATTCTAGAATTATAAAACAATTCTCAAACGGATTAATAATGGAAATGGATATTATAGATAAAAAGAAGCCTAAAAACAATGTTAATGTCATAGCTAAATCATTGAATAAAACAACAACTTCTATAAAACCTAATCAATATAAAAGTATGAACTTATTTTCAGGTGCTGGTATGATGAACGGTAATTAA
- a CDS encoding TolC family protein: MKKISFIAIVILPLVTLLSQSKQITLREAIIIAQKQSPDYKTNLNRNQASFWRFKNYKARFLPQLSLNATLPEFSNSTNRQTNDAGQDVFVNQNQLLLAGGLSLSQNVALTGGTISLYSNLEKVDLYGNSNITNYSVVPFSIRYRQNSLFYNSFRWDKKIEPLIYEESRRDFIETMEQISINTCLRYFNLLKAQMQLNISKKNLSNQDTLYQISKGRFKMGKIAENELLQMELSLLNSKNNVTSNTIEVKRTSQNIARYLELNNENIALEIPDELALFDVDINKALEEAQNNRKAVIEFRRKRLQAENELARAKGSNRLEMNLIANLGISQYGSEFNNLFNNYNKQQYIALNIGIPIFDWGVSKSERKMAEANLDLTNNNIEQDKQAFEQEIYLHVLNWSSKRDFLLTSQKAKEIADKSYDITKKRYVLGKVTITDLNISQEKKDQAIVTYLNSLEDFWVDYYTLRYLTLYDFINDKKIEVEDILYN; the protein is encoded by the coding sequence GTGAAAAAAATATCCTTTATAGCAATTGTTATTTTACCGTTAGTTACTTTATTATCACAGTCTAAACAAATAACATTACGAGAAGCTATTATTATAGCACAAAAACAATCTCCTGATTACAAAACAAACCTAAACAGAAACCAAGCCAGTTTTTGGCGTTTTAAAAACTACAAAGCACGCTTTTTACCTCAACTTAGTTTGAATGCTACTTTACCAGAATTTAGCAACTCAACAAACAGACAGACCAATGATGCAGGTCAAGATGTTTTTGTTAATCAAAACCAATTATTATTAGCCGGTGGCTTGTCATTATCTCAAAACGTAGCTTTAACTGGAGGCACAATATCTCTCTATTCTAATTTAGAAAAGGTAGATTTATATGGCAATAGCAATATTACAAATTATTCTGTTGTTCCATTTTCTATTAGATATCGTCAAAACTCACTTTTTTACAATAGTTTTCGATGGGATAAAAAAATTGAACCTTTAATTTACGAAGAATCTCGCCGTGATTTTATTGAAACCATGGAACAAATTTCCATCAATACCTGTCTGCGTTATTTTAATTTATTAAAAGCTCAAATGCAATTAAACATTTCCAAAAAAAACTTATCAAACCAAGATACACTCTACCAAATTTCCAAAGGGCGTTTTAAAATGGGGAAAATAGCAGAAAATGAATTATTACAAATGGAATTATCACTATTAAATTCTAAAAATAACGTTACATCAAACACCATTGAAGTCAAGCGAACTTCCCAAAATATTGCACGCTATTTAGAGTTAAATAATGAAAACATAGCATTAGAAATACCTGATGAATTGGCACTTTTTGATGTAGATATAAACAAAGCTTTAGAGGAAGCTCAAAACAACAGAAAAGCTGTTATAGAATTTAGAAGGAAAAGGTTGCAAGCAGAAAATGAGTTGGCTAGAGCCAAAGGAAGCAATAGATTAGAAATGAATTTAATTGCTAACTTAGGCATCTCACAATATGGTAGCGAGTTTAATAATTTATTCAATAATTACAACAAACAACAATACATTGCATTAAACATAGGAATTCCTATTTTTGATTGGGGTGTTTCAAAATCAGAACGCAAAATGGCTGAGGCCAATTTAGATTTAACCAACAATAATATTGAACAAGATAAACAAGCTTTTGAACAGGAAATTTACCTTCATGTACTAAACTGGTCAAGTAAAAGAGATTTTTTATTAACTTCTCAAAAAGCAAAAGAGATAGCTGATAAAAGTTACGATATTACAAAAAAGAGATATGTACTTGGCAAAGTAACCATAACCGATTTAAACATCAGTCAGGAAAAAAAGGATCAAGCTATTGTAACATACTTAAACTCACTTGAAGATTTTTGGGTAGATTACTATACGCTAAGATATCTAACACTCTATGATTTTATAAATGATAAAAAAATAGAAGTCGAAGATATTCTTTATAATTAA
- the murQ gene encoding N-acetylmuramic acid 6-phosphate etherase produces MSFIKTTEQDSHYNHLEKMNVKDLLLSINNEDKTVPSAVEKALPQIEKLVSQIVNKLKLGGRLFYIGAGTSGRLGILDASECPPTFGVSHDLVIGLIAGGDKAIRKAVEFAEDSLTLGWDDLQSYNISENDIVIGIAASGTTPYVISALKTCNKNNIITGCITCNYNSPLSQTAQFPIEVIVGPEFITGSSRMKAGTAQKLVLNMITTTTMIQLGRVKGNKMVDMQLSNNKLVDRGSRMIMSELNISQKEAERLLKEHKNVRLAIQNYIDGNQ; encoded by the coding sequence ATGAGTTTTATTAAAACAACCGAACAAGATTCTCATTACAATCATTTGGAAAAAATGAATGTAAAAGACTTATTGTTAAGTATAAATAATGAAGATAAAACAGTGCCTTCAGCTGTTGAAAAGGCGCTGCCTCAAATAGAAAAATTAGTCTCTCAAATAGTAAACAAGCTAAAATTAGGCGGCCGATTATTTTATATTGGAGCGGGCACTAGCGGCCGATTAGGCATTTTAGATGCTTCAGAATGCCCCCCTACCTTTGGAGTTTCTCATGATTTAGTTATAGGACTCATTGCTGGAGGTGATAAAGCTATAAGAAAAGCAGTTGAGTTTGCTGAAGATTCTCTAACATTAGGTTGGGATGACCTTCAATCTTACAATATCTCAGAAAATGATATTGTTATAGGAATAGCTGCTTCTGGCACAACACCCTATGTTATTTCCGCTTTAAAAACCTGTAACAAAAACAATATTATTACAGGCTGTATTACTTGCAATTATAACAGCCCGCTTTCACAAACAGCACAATTTCCTATTGAAGTTATTGTAGGACCTGAATTTATAACAGGAAGTTCCAGAATGAAAGCTGGTACGGCTCAAAAATTAGTGCTAAACATGATAACTACTACTACCATGATTCAACTTGGGCGTGTAAAGGGAAACAAAATGGTAGATATGCAATTAAGTAATAATAAATTAGTGGATAGAGGCAGCCGAATGATTATGTCAGAGCTTAATATTTCTCAAAAAGAAGCTGAACGACTTCTTAAAGAACATAAAAACGTTAGATTAGCAATTCAAAACTATATAGATGGAAACCAGTAA